In Rhodococcus pseudokoreensis, the DNA window CCATGTACAGCGGCGCCGAGAACTGGTTGGCGACCATGTGCAGTGCGGCGCCGTGCAATCCGTGGGTCAGCGCCTGGAACTGCATCTGGCCGTAGTACGCGATCATCGCGCCCTTGCGGATGAACCAGGGCGCGGTGAGGTCGATGCAGAACGCGTAGCTGTTGTCGGGAATGTTGTCGCTGGCGCCGAGCGTCGACGGATTGTGGATGGCGGTCACAGTTTCTCCTCCGAAGCCTGAACGTAGACGATTCCCTGACCGGTGCACTGCAGTTGCATCGCTTCCCCGACGCCGCGGCCCATGGCCTCGCGCCAGCCGACGGCGGATTTCAGTTCCACCTGAACGCTCCCGTACGTGCCGACGAACGCGTCGGGGTCGACGAACACCGGATTCGGTCCGCCGACCGGGAGTTCGATGAAGCCGCCGTGCGCGAGCAGGACCGCCGACCCGTACCCGGACAGCTGCGTCGTGAACATGCCGGTGCCGGACAGGGCTCCTGCCGCCGCACCGCGCAGCGCGCCGAGCATGCCGCGCCCGCCGCCGCCCTGACTCACCACCGAGACCACCGAACTCTGCAGTCCCGCATTGTGAGCGAGCAGCCGGGACGCCTCGACGCACAGGGCGCCGCCCTGCGGCATGTCGACGACGTGTACCTCGAGCCCGGCGTGGCCGTAGTGCACCTCGCCCTGCCCCTGCGCCAGCATCGTGCGTTCGTGCTCGCCCTGCATCATGCGTCCGGCCATC includes these proteins:
- a CDS encoding AIM24 family protein, whose protein sequence is MVFSKVNSKVVKVDVGAAGGVVARTGAMLFYTGQVQFSPHQVPGSQSMAGMGGFTRMAGRMMQGEHERTMLAQGQGEVHYGHAGLEVHVVDMPQGGALCVEASRLLAHNAGLQSSVVSVVSQGGGGRGMLGALRGAAAGALSGTGMFTTQLSGYGSAVLLAHGGFIELPVGGPNPVFVDPDAFVGTYGSVQVELKSAVGWREAMGRGVGEAMQLQCTGQGIVYVQASEEKL